The Hydra vulgaris chromosome 11, alternate assembly HydraT2T_AEP genome contains a region encoding:
- the LOC105844134 gene encoding uncharacterized protein LOC105844134, whose product MRKFLRVIIKVFVGLSLVCLLFNYMRGFNTFSSINYQSFLSKIKRMQFVKEPKVELSKCPSFFLNLSSRQNEINSNRRCKPKNLSEADCKAAKKWYGVRTFDYSCPKIISSQYIYDICKFRDSHDFNRDKWKLDCNTRICGKNVIRVGVMQPDYGLMMDPTIWFTARTNTEIQRIIRRLIKEADEHDFCIITCANQRLFIKQALVLPPLIKTKNKKIENKKMNINLLLLDSVSRQHFYRLLPNSVHQLENISSKVTVYDFELFQSLAPRTFPNMRALFSGMVDQDSDDEKNSYGIESLFGKFSKIGYQTILQEDSCWYDPWGAIITENKHNMKLLYNTYDYQNIWRILQEKLDRLPVDSYGLTHLSCEVFKSYGTTNQFNYPSKVCYNGYHLPEYYLNYTYKYLKAAENINEAYPLFIYTHLNTGHETTGRRIAHNDFVLARFLGQVAQLQNTLTIVFSDHGPKTSKFSRDYLAGRHEIGQAMMFMILPEKTKAVLGEKRMTALKLNQQRLITHTDLFHTLMNIYSEHPSLQSGLLTEISLERYCSDIPMYTFMSCLCDGWNENLSDSNDEVYWLAEYALGYLNNIITTSLNNTAYLNCERLIGKRFDKIRKRKDNSNNTVYIFDIVVHKYRDEELFEVSVTAFSNKHNSSVAITRWHRVSIYQHFSKCRDKEIDIELCICRKESQNEYNAGREVARLLSIPSFKSTTLARFLDSKCLILLTRKKDFVFISYELSNLCIDRSYNVTFNLLFNNLQSSIKLPQTLVIQPWLIYYVTTLSFIGNSSRNYIQDNITYTQLPTNYYSPTHLTSTLQKN is encoded by the exons ATGCGCAAGTTTTTa cgcGTCATTATAAAAGTGTTTGTTGGTTTATCTTTGGTATGTCTACTTTTTAATTACATGCGTGGCTTCAATActttttcttcaataaattaTCAATCTTTTCTctcgaaaataaaaagaatgcaGTTTGTAAAAGAACCAAAAGTAGAATTGAGCAAATGTCcttcgttttttttaaatctttctagtagacaaaatgaaataaacagTAATAGAAGATGCAAACCTAAAAATTTATCTGAAGCTGATTGTAAAGCTGCAAAAAAATGGTATGGAGTAAGAACATTTGACTATTCGTGTCCAAAAATAATTTCGTCCCAATATATTTATGACATTTGCAAATTTCGCGACTCGCATGACTTTAATCGCGACAAATGGAAACTAGACTGTAATACAAGAATTTGCGGTAAAAACGTCATTCGAGTGGGTGTGATGCAGCCAGATTATGGATTGATGATGGACCCAACAATATGGTTTACTGCTCGAACAAATACTGAAATTCAACGGATTATTCGTAGGCTTATAAAGGAAGCAGATGAAcatgatttttgtattattacgtGCGCAAATCAACGACTTTTCATTAAGCAAGCATTGGTTTTACCTCCtcttattaaaactaaaaataaaaaaattgaaaacaaaaaaatgaatataaatctaCTTTTACTAGATTCAGTATCGCGACAACATTTTTATAGATTGCTACCCAACTCTGTTCATCAGTTAGAAAATATAAGCTCAAAAGTTACTGTTTATGATTTTGAATTATTCCAGAGTTTAGCTCCAAGAACATTTCCAAATATGCGCGCGTTATTCAGTGGAATGGTTGACCAGGATTCGGACgatgaaaaaaatagttatggCATAGAATCATTGTTTGGAAAATTTAGCAAAATTGGATACCAGACCATCCTTCAAGAAGATAGTTGCTGGTATGATCCATGGGGAGCTATTATTACTGAAAATAAGCATAATATGAAATTACTTTATAATACATACGATTACCAAAATATTTGGCGCATTCTTCAAGAAAAACTCGATCGTTTACCTGTTGATAGCTATGGTTTAACCCATTTGAGTTGCGAAGTTTTTAAGAGCTATGGAACAACAAACCAATTCAATTACCCATCTAAGGTTTGTTATAACGGCTACCATTTACCGGAATATTATCTGAACTACacatataaatacttaaaagcAGCTGAAAATATAAACGAGGCATATCCGTTGTTTATTTACACTCATTTAAATACAGGTCACGAAACAACAGGAAGACGAATAGCTCATAACGATTTTGTATTAGCAAGATTTCTCGGTCAAGTAGCTCAACTTCAAAACACTCTGACTATAGTTTTTTCTGATCATGGaccaaaaacatcaaaattttcaaggGATTATTTAGCGGGTAGACATGAGATTGGACAAGCAATGATGTTTATGATTTTACCAGAAAAAACCAAAGCCGTACTTGGAGAGAAAAGAATGACCgctttaaaattaaaccaaCAACGTCTTATTACACACACTGATTTATTTCATACATTAATGAACATTTATTCAGAGCATCCGTCGCTTCAATCAGGTTTACTAACTGAAATATCTCTTGAGCGTTATTGTAGTGACATACCTATGTACACGTTTATGTCTTGTTTGTGTGATGGCTGGAATGAAAACTTATCCGACTCGAATGATGAAGTTTATTGGTTAGCTGAATATGCGCTAGGAtacttaaataacataattacaACATCGTTGAACAATACTGCATATTTGAACTGTGAAAGGTTAATAGGAAAACGCTTTGACAAAATTCGAAAGAGAAAAGACAATTCCAATAATAcggtatatatttttgatattgttgTTCACAAATATCGTGATGAAGAACTGTTTGAAGTATCGGTGACggctttttcaaataaacataataGCAGTGTAGCTATCACACGATGGCATCGTGTAAGTATATATCAGCATTTTAGCAAATGTCGCGATAAAGAAATAGATATTGAACTTtgcatttgtagaaaagaatCTCAAAACGAATATAATGCCGGACGCGAAGTAGCTCGACTTTTATCAATTCCGTCATTTAAATCTACAACACTAGCGAGGTTTTTAGATTCAAAGTGTCTAATTCTactaacaagaaaaaaagattttgtgttTATTTCTTACGAACTAAGCAATCTTTGCATTGACAGAAGCTATAATGTCAcgtttaatttactttttaacaactTACAATCCTCGATTAAATTGCCACAAACACTTGTAATACAACCTTGGTTAATTTATTACGTTACAACTTTATCTTTCATTGGAAATTCTAGCAGAAATTATATTCAAGACAACATAACATACACTCAGTTACCGACTAACTATTATTCTCCCACCCATCTAACATCTACTttgcaaaaaaactaa